A region from the Desulfovibrio sp. genome encodes:
- a CDS encoding NADH-quinone oxidoreductase subunit N — translation MNAHLFAPELVLLAGCLLAFCMTLTEARTQTLRLLVLCVGAAFAATSVLCLFAKGTLFYGAYRVDLFSQLVKCVMSIGFTLMLLFGADTKGISVRMRPEYYFFLLTSLLGLTLLSSSVELITLFIALELSSYSLYLLVPMRTPSDSMRAPMEAAIKYLLFGVTASGIMLFGMSWIFGIAGSTYLDQILPAMRTAGSHAAPLVGLLMLFCGMFFKLAVFPFHFWAPDVYQGASNDTTAFIASIPKIVAVAVLARFCSMAYPGEGHVALLLTGLSIASMCYGNLTALVQTDVKRMLGFSGIAHAGYILMGMATLQGWGIATALYYATGYLFMMLAAFLVLCVVSPDGRNLSIKDLNGLSRRSPMLAFVLGVSMFALAGIPPFVGFMGKFMLLTGAWRAGHTALVIIAAINTAIGIYYYLQVVRAVYTEAAQHDAEPIVPHVGARMAGICLVGLVLALGIAPESMLQLAKEAVQAAW, via the coding sequence ATGAACGCACATCTTTTTGCACCGGAACTGGTTCTTCTTGCAGGGTGTCTGCTGGCATTTTGCATGACTCTGACGGAAGCCCGGACGCAAACCCTGCGCCTGCTGGTTCTTTGCGTTGGGGCAGCCTTTGCCGCCACCTCAGTTCTTTGTCTTTTTGCCAAGGGAACCCTGTTTTACGGAGCCTACAGGGTAGACCTGTTTTCGCAGCTGGTAAAATGCGTGATGTCCATTGGTTTTACCCTGATGCTGCTTTTTGGGGCGGACACCAAGGGCATTTCCGTGCGCATGCGCCCGGAATATTATTTCTTTCTGCTCACAAGCCTCTTGGGGCTGACCCTGCTTTCAAGCAGCGTGGAGCTGATCACCCTGTTCATTGCCCTTGAGTTGTCGTCCTACTCGCTCTATCTGCTGGTGCCCATGCGCACACCATCGGACAGCATGCGCGCGCCCATGGAAGCGGCCATCAAGTATCTGCTCTTTGGTGTGACGGCGTCTGGCATCATGCTTTTTGGCATGAGCTGGATTTTTGGCATCGCGGGCAGCACCTACCTCGACCAGATATTGCCAGCCATGAGGACAGCCGGTTCACACGCCGCCCCTCTGGTGGGGCTGCTGATGCTCTTTTGCGGCATGTTCTTCAAGCTGGCGGTGTTTCCCTTCCACTTCTGGGCACCGGACGTGTATCAGGGCGCATCCAACGACACCACGGCCTTTATCGCCTCCATACCCAAGATTGTGGCCGTGGCCGTGCTGGCGCGGTTCTGCTCCATGGCATATCCCGGCGAGGGGCACGTGGCGCTGCTGCTGACCGGGCTTTCCATTGCCTCCATGTGCTACGGCAACCTCACGGCGCTGGTGCAGACCGACGTCAAGCGCATGCTGGGCTTTTCGGGCATAGCGCATGCCGGGTACATCCTCATGGGTATGGCGACCCTGCAAGGCTGGGGCATTGCCACGGCGCTCTATTACGCCACGGGCTATCTCTTTATGATGCTGGCGGCATTTCTGGTGCTGTGCGTGGTGTCGCCCGACGGTCGTAACCTGAGCATCAAGGATCTGAACGGCCTTTCACGGCGCTCGCCCATGCTGGCATTTGTTCTGGGCGTGAGCATGTTCGCCCTGGCGGGCATTCCGCCCTTTGTGGGCTTTATGGGCAAGTTCATGTTGCTGACAGGCGCGTGGCGGGCGGGGCATACGGCCCTGGTTATCATTGCCGCCATCAATACGGCCATTGGCATATACTATTATTTGCAGGTGGTGCGCGCCGTGTATACCGAGGCCGCGCAGCATGATGCGGAACCCATTGTGCCGCATGTTGGCGCGCGTATGGCGGGCATATGCCTTGTGGGGTTGGTTCTGGCCCTTGGCATCGCGCCTGAAAGCATGCTCCAGCTGGCCAAGGAAGCGGTGCAGGCCGCGTGGTAG
- a CDS encoding nitroreductase family protein, which produces MKKIQFTVDPQKCVQCNACINDCPCHIISIADGLPRVSPMLEDNCLECQHCLAVCPTGAVSIFGLKAENSIELSAEKIPSATQMHTLLRGRRSVRQYSSENVPIRMIDDLLATLANTPTGCNDRTLSFGVVNDLSVMQKLRTRVIESIEKKIECNELMPDFLPAAVAAYRQQGADEIFRGAPHLLVVSAAANASSPIQDISLALAYFELLAQCSGLGTTWCGFLKFAVDTAPELRPILGLEIETPFYAMLFGYPAVRYHRTVQRDNAAKIRHISL; this is translated from the coding sequence ATGAAGAAGATACAATTTACAGTTGATCCACAAAAGTGCGTCCAGTGCAATGCCTGCATAAACGATTGCCCTTGCCATATAATTTCCATCGCTGACGGCTTGCCGCGGGTTTCGCCCATGCTGGAGGATAATTGCCTTGAATGCCAGCATTGTCTGGCCGTATGCCCGACAGGGGCAGTAAGTATTTTCGGCCTCAAGGCAGAGAACAGCATTGAATTGAGCGCAGAAAAAATTCCATCTGCAACCCAGATGCACACGCTGTTGCGTGGACGGCGCAGTGTGCGCCAGTACAGTTCGGAAAATGTACCAATCAGAATGATTGACGATCTTCTTGCCACGCTGGCAAATACGCCAACAGGCTGTAATGATCGCACCTTGAGCTTTGGCGTGGTGAATGACCTCAGCGTGATGCAAAAACTACGCACAAGGGTGATTGAATCAATTGAAAAAAAGATTGAATGCAACGAGTTGATGCCAGATTTTTTACCGGCGGCTGTAGCAGCCTACAGGCAACAGGGAGCAGACGAAATTTTTAGAGGCGCGCCGCACCTGCTTGTTGTTTCCGCGGCAGCGAACGCAAGTTCCCCGATACAAGATATTTCTCTTGCTCTGGCATATTTTGAATTGCTCGCCCAGTGCAGCGGATTGGGTACAACATGGTGCGGATTCCTGAAATTTGCGGTTGATACTGCGCCAGAACTACGCCCCATTCTCGGTCTGGAGATTGAAACACCTTTTTATGCAATGCTTTTTGGATACCCTGCTGTTCGCTACCACCGCACGGTGCAACGCGACAATGCCGCGAAAATCAGGCACATTTCCTTGTAG
- a CDS encoding nuclear transport factor 2 family protein, whose protein sequence is MNVNMLEAVKIFMETMNTAETEKLDSCLASKAVLFDPADNNDIRGINAIKAFVADSKEKFDLCTTVLDATTTAEGTKVMALTKGNFPGSPQKFSYEFTVEHGLIQSINILPA, encoded by the coding sequence ATGAACGTAAACATGCTAGAGGCTGTGAAAATATTTATGGAAACAATGAACACCGCCGAAACTGAAAAACTGGATAGTTGCCTTGCCAGCAAGGCTGTGCTGTTTGACCCGGCCGATAACAATGACATCCGCGGAATAAATGCCATCAAGGCTTTTGTTGCAGATTCAAAAGAAAAATTTGATCTTTGCACAACTGTTCTTGATGCTACTACTACCGCTGAGGGCACAAAAGTCATGGCGCTGACAAAAGGAAACTTTCCAGGGAGTCCGCAAAAGTTTTCTTATGAATTTACTGTTGAACACGGATTGATACAAAGCATCAATATCCTGCCAGCATAG
- a CDS encoding Na(+)/H(+) antiporter subunit D: MTEPWIHPSAVLLLGAVILPLLPKALRRICIVLVPVLAFCAVLLMQGHNGVYGVLPFMKWQLIFGKVDALSMVFAYIMTLMCVIGSVYGLHVEEAAQHSAAWTYVAGSLGVIFCGDYLTLFLFWELMAFSSVFLVWFRRRKESLASGYRYLLVHTAGGLLLLAGLVLRYRATGDLTFGPIGVADPQLYTYLIMAGFILNAAVPPLHAWLPDAYGEATVTGAVFMCAFTTKTAVYVLARSFAGMEILVPLGVCMALYGVVYAVLENDARRLLAYHIISQVGYMVAAVGIGTPLAINGACAHAFAHILYKGLLFMGCGSVLHMTGVSKFTQLGGLYKKMPKTFVFTLVGGLSISAFPLFSGFVTKAMIVAAGFEAHNYWAGFLLTLASAGTFLHTGLKVPYFIWFGKNNCSKETWERAGDPPLNMQAAMAVAAFLCIFIGCYTPYLYDMLPFPEVAAQYHPYSAAHISETLQILLFTALGFFLLLKKLTPEPTISLDLDWFYRMGGRLFYWFARKPVQSVDNAVGEAWNRQGIVPLMRTARFWSWFDWHGIDTVVDGTARSVRALGGMLRHVQSGSLQINIISMAAVVALVLTLLALV, from the coding sequence ATGACTGAGCCATGGATTCACCCCTCCGCAGTTCTGTTGCTGGGCGCGGTAATTTTGCCGCTGCTGCCCAAGGCCCTGCGCCGGATATGTATTGTGCTTGTGCCGGTGCTGGCCTTTTGCGCTGTGCTGCTCATGCAGGGGCACAATGGAGTATATGGCGTGCTGCCTTTCATGAAATGGCAACTCATATTCGGCAAGGTCGATGCGTTGAGCATGGTCTTTGCCTACATCATGACCCTCATGTGTGTAATCGGCTCCGTCTACGGCCTGCATGTGGAAGAAGCCGCGCAGCATTCCGCCGCCTGGACATATGTGGCGGGATCGCTGGGCGTCATTTTTTGCGGGGATTACCTGACGCTCTTCCTTTTTTGGGAGCTGATGGCCTTTTCCTCCGTATTTCTGGTGTGGTTCAGGCGGCGCAAGGAATCGCTGGCCTCCGGCTACCGATATCTGCTGGTGCACACTGCGGGCGGTTTGCTCTTGCTGGCAGGGCTTGTGCTGCGCTACCGGGCCACGGGCGATCTGACCTTCGGCCCCATCGGCGTGGCTGATCCGCAGCTCTACACCTACCTGATCATGGCCGGGTTTATCCTCAACGCGGCGGTGCCGCCCCTGCATGCATGGTTGCCCGATGCCTACGGCGAAGCCACGGTGACGGGCGCAGTATTCATGTGCGCCTTTACCACCAAAACCGCCGTATATGTGCTGGCGCGCAGCTTTGCGGGCATGGAGATTCTGGTGCCCCTTGGCGTGTGCATGGCCCTGTACGGCGTTGTGTACGCTGTGCTTGAAAACGATGCCCGCCGTCTGCTGGCCTACCACATTATCAGTCAGGTTGGGTACATGGTGGCAGCAGTGGGCATAGGCACGCCGCTGGCCATCAACGGTGCCTGCGCACACGCTTTTGCCCACATTCTCTATAAGGGACTGCTGTTTATGGGCTGCGGCTCTGTGCTGCACATGACGGGCGTGAGCAAGTTCACCCAGTTGGGCGGCCTGTACAAAAAAATGCCCAAAACCTTTGTATTCACTCTGGTGGGCGGGCTTTCCATTTCGGCCTTTCCTCTGTTCAGCGGTTTTGTGACCAAGGCCATGATCGTTGCCGCCGGATTTGAGGCGCACAATTACTGGGCGGGCTTTCTGCTCACTCTGGCCTCTGCGGGCACCTTCCTGCACACGGGACTGAAGGTCCCGTACTTCATCTGGTTTGGCAAAAACAACTGCTCCAAGGAAACATGGGAGCGCGCGGGCGATCCGCCGCTCAACATGCAGGCGGCCATGGCGGTGGCGGCGTTTTTGTGCATCTTCATAGGCTGCTACACGCCGTACCTGTACGACATGCTTCCCTTCCCCGAAGTGGCGGCGCAGTACCACCCGTACAGCGCGGCGCATATTTCTGAAACCTTGCAGATACTGCTGTTTACGGCCCTGGGATTCTTTTTGCTGCTCAAAAAGCTCACGCCGGAGCCTACCATCAGTCTGGATCTGGACTGGTTTTACCGCATGGGCGGCAGGCTGTTTTACTGGTTTGCGCGCAAGCCCGTGCAGTCTGTGGACAATGCCGTGGGCGAGGCCTGGAACCGGCAGGGCATAGTGCCGCTCATGCGCACGGCGCGCTTCTGGTCATGGTTTGACTGGCACGGCATTGATACTGTGGTTGACGGCACGGCCCGCAGCGTGCGCGCTCTTGGCGGAATGCTGCGGCACGTGCAGAGCGGCAGCCTGCAAATAAACATCATTTCCATGGCCGCAGTGGTGGCCCTGGTGCTCACGCTGCTGGCTCTTGTCTGA
- a CDS encoding NADH-quinone oxidoreductase subunit M — MDFLSMNTLGYPILSILVFLPLAGAVIVPLLPGENSVRVWTLLVTLANAVVSLPLFTRFNPTSALYQFAEHHPWIASFNVNYTLGVDGISLLLVMMTTLIMPLCVLGSWKYIQKRVKEFMICLLVMETSMLGVFMALDLVLFYVLWEAMLIPMYLLIAVWGGPRKSYASIKFFLYTLAGSVFLLVAIVALYINQGTFSIPALMGQQYSERFQLLVFLAFFIAFAIKVPMFPFHTWLPAAHVEAPTAGSVILASVLLKMGTYGFLRFCLPITPGAAIGLLPALQWLSVAGILYGGLTALAQQDMKKLIAYSSVGHMGFVTLGIFALNQRGLEGALLQMINHGVTTGALFLCVGMVYERSHSRELSDAAGLGKFMPIYVTYLTFFSLSSLAFPGTNSFVGEFLILAGAFFNNKIVAVCAIPGAVLAAAYMLRMLQRVIWGGTNNPDQSRMYDLGWREAVTLAPLLVFVFWIGLAPEPFLRVMRPSLDHLLAQTGYHAPSALALAELIAR, encoded by the coding sequence ATGGATTTTCTGAGCATGAACACCTTGGGGTATCCCATCCTCAGCATTCTTGTTTTTCTGCCGCTGGCAGGGGCTGTCATTGTGCCCCTGTTGCCGGGAGAGAACAGCGTGCGGGTGTGGACGCTGCTGGTCACTCTGGCAAACGCCGTTGTTTCACTGCCGCTGTTTACGCGGTTCAACCCCACATCCGCCCTGTACCAGTTTGCGGAGCACCACCCGTGGATTGCGAGCTTTAACGTCAACTACACCCTTGGCGTGGACGGCATTTCGCTGCTGCTCGTGATGATGACAACCCTCATCATGCCGCTGTGCGTGCTCGGGTCGTGGAAGTACATTCAGAAACGCGTAAAGGAATTCATGATCTGCCTGCTGGTGATGGAAACATCCATGCTCGGCGTGTTCATGGCACTGGATCTGGTACTGTTCTACGTGCTGTGGGAAGCCATGCTTATTCCCATGTATCTGCTCATCGCCGTGTGGGGCGGGCCGCGCAAGAGCTACGCCTCCATCAAGTTCTTTCTGTACACCTTGGCGGGTTCGGTATTTCTGCTGGTGGCCATTGTGGCCCTGTACATCAATCAGGGGACGTTCAGTATTCCCGCGCTCATGGGGCAACAGTATTCCGAACGCTTCCAGCTGTTGGTATTTCTGGCCTTTTTCATCGCTTTTGCCATCAAGGTTCCCATGTTTCCCTTCCACACCTGGCTGCCAGCGGCCCATGTGGAAGCCCCGACAGCCGGCTCGGTGATTCTGGCCTCGGTGCTGCTCAAAATGGGCACATACGGCTTTTTGCGCTTTTGCCTGCCCATTACGCCCGGCGCGGCTATCGGCCTGCTGCCTGCCTTGCAGTGGCTCTCGGTGGCGGGAATCCTTTACGGCGGCCTGACCGCCCTTGCGCAGCAGGACATGAAGAAGCTCATTGCCTACTCAAGCGTTGGGCACATGGGTTTTGTGACTCTGGGCATCTTTGCCCTTAACCAGCGTGGGCTTGAAGGTGCGCTGTTACAGATGATCAATCACGGCGTCACCACAGGGGCATTGTTTCTCTGCGTGGGCATGGTGTACGAGCGTTCGCACAGCCGCGAGCTCTCGGATGCGGCGGGGCTTGGCAAGTTCATGCCCATCTATGTGACGTACCTGACGTTTTTCTCGCTGTCATCGCTGGCCTTTCCTGGCACAAACAGTTTTGTGGGCGAGTTTCTTATTCTTGCCGGGGCCTTTTTCAACAACAAGATTGTGGCGGTATGCGCCATCCCCGGTGCAGTACTGGCGGCGGCCTACATGCTGCGCATGTTGCAGCGGGTGATCTGGGGCGGCACCAACAACCCCGACCAGTCGCGCATGTATGATCTTGGCTGGCGCGAGGCCGTGACCCTGGCCCCGCTGCTGGTGTTTGTTTTCTGGATTGGCTTGGCCCCGGAACCGTTTTTGCGCGTCATGAGGCCCAGCCTTGACCATCTGCTGGCGCAGACCGGCTACCATGCCCCGAGCGCATTGGCCCTTGCTGAACTTATTGCGCGTTGA